Proteins encoded together in one Vitis vinifera cultivar Pinot Noir 40024 chromosome 4, ASM3070453v1 window:
- the LOC100245009 gene encoding uncharacterized protein LOC100245009 — protein MDAEEPGIRDKALELLGSDPQALQTNILNLTSPDPSLHSNARTLLAYLGRHYTNSVCFRVSCLILSTSDASIRETIVNFLRLLLTASGSHFWMILSIIHRNDIKRVFLECLEKETSTRVAKILCKLALDVAVESEWPELVPFMLRCFEASDIRVQETSLFLFGLLSETLGGKLSCEPDKLQSLFLKCLGCENWRVRAAAVGASVRLIVFLMGTSSNDLLEQLSAPIMDTFDDAMENGKERYARKIVKHLTVLMRKKPGFLRSRIDTCIAYMLIMAENKVWSEKSRHLAVKFLITLAEERHQGFAMLPDKITRILSLLFKMVTDIKDVNSWFEAESHHKNSGETNNCSYGKESLRRFAIAKHVDITDEKFITMLAEYINDREWQKRHAVPATLAQMIVGCSEEMLADLTSVIQIASISSQDSHPRVRWAAIDLLEQLSKYLCPQLQNQHHQLVIPLLTKALLDFQNPRIQAHAASAISCFSQSCTSSILKPHLDVIMSMLLKLLQKGSQSLKEEALTALASLASSSQEHFQEYYVAVMPYIKVMSMQGKSNHRLLAKAMECITMIWMAVGKEICRKDCQEVVELLISLQESQMETDDPMRICILEVWGRLCKCLGKEFLPYMNVAMPHLLQSAAQPKIDFTNELLNASLNLLEEKASACNMLCSCAAELKEDFHLWIDEVADTLIPLLKFNLHQEVRMAAASAMPLILDSAKLAVEKGHILEVDESPVMKLSAQIIPAMTAALYMEPKAEICARFLGSLNGCIQISGPYLTDNEAKFLMDEITKFLIARSLRRHAREQGVAQDSDAGERELLKEESGNEKEVYNNVGDCMATLIKRFKLSIVPFFEKLLICVARTWVDRTTIEKKLAVRIFHEVAEQCGEEALKQEYFLQVM, from the exons ATGGATGCTGAAGAACCTGGTATCAGAGACAAGGCCCTGGAGCTCCTAGGCTCTGACCCGCAAGCTCTCCAGACTAACATCCTCAACCTCACCTCTCCTGACCCTTCTCTGCACTCCAATGCGCGGACCCTTCTCGCTTACCTTGGCAGACACTACACCAACAGTGTCTGTTTTCGTGTTTCTTGCCTCATCCTTTCCACAAGTGACGCCTCCATTCGGGAAACCATCGTAAACTTTCTCAGACTACTCCTGACAGCCTCAGGCTCCCACTTCTGGATGATCCTCTCCATCATTCACCGAAACGATATCAAACGAGTATTTCTTGAATGTCTTGAAAaagaaacttcaacaagagttgcCAAGATTCTCTGTAAGTTGGCTTTGGATGTTGCAGTCGAGTCTGAATGGCCTGAGCTTGTGCCATTCATGCTTAGGTGTTTTGAGGCTTCAGATATTCGTGTTCAAGAAACTAGCcttttcttgtttggtttaCTGTCGGAGACTCTCGGGGGAAAGCTGAGTTGTGAGCCTGACAAGCTGCAGTCACTGTTCTTGAAGTGTTTGGGTTGTGAGAATTGGAGGGTCAGAGCTGCGGCAGTGGGAGCTTCGGTGAGATTGATTGTTTTCTTGATGGGTACTTCATCTAATGACTTGTTGGAACAACTAAGTGCCCCCATCATGGACACATTCGATGATGCTatggaaaatgggaaagagaGATATGCCAGAAAGATTGTCAAGCATTTGACAGTGTTAATGAGGAAGAAACCAGGATTCTTGAGGAGCCGAATTGATACTTGCATTGCATATATGTTAATTATGGCAGAGAATAAGGTATGGAGTGAGAAAAGCAGGCACCTTGCAGTTAAATTCTTGATCACTCTTGCTGAAGAGAGACACCAGGGTTTTGCTATGCTGCCGGACAAGATAACTAGGATCTTATCTCTATTGTTCAAGATGGTAACCGATATTAAGGATGTTAATTCTTGGTTTGAGGCAGAGAGCCACCATAAGAATTCTGGAGAAACAAACAATTGCAGTTATGGGAAGGAGAGCTTGCGGAGATTTGCAATTGCAAAGCATGTAGATATCACTGACGAGAAGTTCATAACTATGTTGGCAGAATATATAAATGATAGAGAATGGCAAAAGCGCCATGCTGTACCTGCTACCTTAGCTCAAATGATTGTGGGATGCTCAGAG GAAATGCTAGCAGATCTGACGTCAGTTATACAAATTGCTTCAATATCTTCCCAAGATTCCCACCCCCGTGTGCGTTGGGCAGCTATCGATTTACTTGAGCAACTCTCCAAGTATTTGTGCCCTCAACTGCAAAATCAGCATCATCAACTTGTCATTCCTCTATTAACAAAAGCTTTGCTTGATTTCCAGAATCCCAGAATACAG GCACATGCTGCTTCAGCAATTTCGTGCTTCAGTCAGAGTTGCACCTCAAGCATCTTAAAACCTCACCTCGATGTTATTATGAGTATGTTACTTAAGCTCCTCCAG AAGGGGAGCCAATCATTGAAAGAGGAAGCTTTAACTGCTTTAGCATCATTAGCTAGTTCATCACAG GAGCACTTTCAAGAGTACTATGTTGCTGTTATGCCATACATAAAAGTTATGTCCATGCAAGGCAAGTCTAATCACAGGCTCCTTGCCAAAGCCATGGAGTGCATTACAATGATTTGGATGGCTGTCGGAAAGGAAATTTGTCGTAAGGATTGTCAAGAG GTTGTAGAACTGCTAATCTCATTGCAGGAATCTCAAATGGAGACAGATGATCCAATGAGAATCTGCATATTAGAA GTATGGGGCAGACTTTGTAAATGCTTAGGGAAAGAGTTCCTTCCTTATATGAATGTTGCTATGCCACATTTACTTCAATCTGCAGCTCAACCCAAAATTGATTTTACCAATGAATTACTGAATGCAAG TCTTAACCTACTGGAGGAGAAAGCCTCAGCTTGTAACATGCTCTGTAGTTGTGCTGCTGAGTTGAAGGAAGACTTTCATTTATGGATTGATGAG GTTGCTGACACTTTAATTCCACTTCTCAAATTTAATCTTCATCAAGAAGTTAGAATGGCTGCTGCTTCAG CCATGCCATTGATATTGGATTCGGCTAAATTAGCTGTGGAGAAAGGGCATATTCTAGAAGTTGATGAATCTCCTGTTATGAAACTGTCTGCCCAAATAATACCAGCTATGACGGCAGCTCTATATATG GAGCCCAAGGCAGAAATTTGTGCAAGATTTTTGGGCTCATTGAATGGATGCATACAG ATCTCTGGACCTTACCTGACTGACAATGAGGCTAAGTTCCTCATGGATGAGATAACAAAATTCCTCATAGCTAGATCACTTAGAAGACATGCAAGAGAACAAGGTGTAGCACAAGACTCTGATGCAGGAGAGAGAGAACTGCTTAAAGAGGAAAGTGGGAATGAAAAAGAAGTCTATAACAAT GTTGGTGATTGCATGGCCACTTTGATCAAAAGATTCAAGCTATCTATAGTGCCCTTCTTTGAAAAGCTTTTAATATGTGTAGCACGTACCTGG GTTGATAGAACAACTATAGAGAAAAAATTGGCAGTCCGCATTTTTCATGAAGTTGCTGAGCAATGTGGTGAAGAAGCATTAAAGCAAGAATACTTCCTTCAAGTTATGTAG